A stretch of Thermoanaerobacterales bacterium DNA encodes these proteins:
- a CDS encoding DUF1540 domain-containing protein, with protein MPQEIYCSVNSCHYWGQGNRCEANKIMVTSDSAADNLPDNIDAPKHQSIQATPANTCMETCCKTFVPKGSGKVRVDGVTKGGAQMKAGGPQAT; from the coding sequence ATGCCCCAGGAGATCTATTGCAGCGTCAACTCCTGCCACTACTGGGGGCAGGGCAACAGGTGCGAGGCGAACAAGATCATGGTCACCTCGGACTCCGCCGCCGATAACCTGCCCGACAATATCGACGCCCCAAAGCACCAGAGCATCCAGGCCACCCCGGCCAACACCTGTATGGAAACGTGCTGCAAGACCTTCGTTCCCAAGGGCTCCGGCAAGGTCCGCGTCGACGGCGTCACAAAGGGCGGCGCCCAGATGAAGGCGGGCGGCCCACAGGCCACTTGA